From a single Lolium rigidum isolate FL_2022 chromosome 7, APGP_CSIRO_Lrig_0.1, whole genome shotgun sequence genomic region:
- the LOC124677550 gene encoding protoporphyrinogen oxidase 2, with translation MTESALEASRLIDDLGLEGRLQYPNSQHKRYTVKDGAPALIPSDPIALMKSSLLSTKSKFKLFLEPFLYEKSSTNNSKKVSDEHIRESVGSFFERHFGKEVVDYLIDPFVAGTSAGDPESLSIRHAFPALWNLEKKYGSIIAGAILSKLTAKGDSTKKGSAVSGKGRNKRVSFSFHGGMQTLVDALHKEVGDGNVKLATQVLSLACSCDGLSASNGWSIFVDSKDASNRELAKNQPFDAVIMTAPLSNVQRMKFTKGGAPFVLDFLPKVDYLPLSLMVTAFKKEDVKRPLEGFGVLVPYKEQQKHGLKTLGTLFSSMMFPDRAPNDQHLFTTFVGGSHNRDLAGAPTAILKQLVTSDLRKLLGVEGQPTFVRHIHWKNAFPLYGHDYDSALEAIGKMESDLPGFFYAGNNKDGLAVGNVIASGSKTADLVISYLESGIKRDN, from the exons ATG ACCGAAAGTGCACTGGAGGCTAGTAGACTAATCGATGATCTTGGCCTCGAGGGCAGACTGCAGTAT CCTAACTCCCAGCACAAGCGCTACACTGTTAAAGATGGAGCGCCAGCACTG ATCCCCTCAGATCCCATTGCGCTGATGAAAAGCAGCCTTctatctacaaaatcaaag TTCAAGTTATTTCTGGAACCATTTCTCTACGAGAAATCTAgcacaaataactccaagaaagtgtCTGATGAGCATATACGTGAGAG TGTTGGGAGCTTCTTTGAACGCCACTTTGGAAAGGAA GTTGTCGACTATCTTATTGATCCATTTGTAGCTGGAACAAGTGCAGGAGATCCTGAGTCATTATCT ATCCGTCATGCATTTCCAGCGTTATGGAATTTAGAAAAGAA GTATGGTTCTATCATTGCTGGTGCCATCTTGTCTAAACTAACAGCTAAAGGTGATTCGACTAAGAAAGGAAGCGCTGTATCAGGAAAAGGAAGGAATAAGCGGGTGTCATTTTCATTTCATGGTGGTATGCAG ACACTAGTAGATGCACTTCACAAAGAAGTTGGAGATGGTAATGTGAAACTTGCGACACAAGTGTTGTCATTGGCATGTAGCTGTGATGGACTCTCTGCATCAAATGGGTGGTCAATTTTTGTTGATTCAAAGGATGCTAGTAACAGGGAGCTCGCAAAGAACCAACCCTTTGATGCTGTTATTATGACA GCTCCACTGTCTAATGTCCAGAGGATGAAGTTTACAAAAGGTGGAGCTCCCTTTGTGCTAGATTTTCTTCCTAAG GTGGATTATCTGCCGTTATCCCTCATGGTAACAGCTTTTAAGAAGGAAGATGTCAAAAGACCCCTGGAAGGATTTGGGGTGTTGGTACCCTATAAGGAACAGCAAAAACATGGTCTGAAAACCCTTG GAACCCTCTTCTCCTCTATGATGTTCCCAGATCGAGCTCCTAATGACCAACACTTATTTACAACATTCGTTGGGGGAAGCCACAATAGGGATCTCGCTGGAGCTCCAAC GGCTATCTTGAAACAACTTGTGACCTCTGACCTTAGAAAGCTCTTGGGTGTAGAGGGGCAGCCAACTTTTGTGAG ACATATACATTGGAAAAATGCTTTTCCTCTGTATGGCCATGATTATGATTCGGCATTGGAAGCTATAGGAAAGATGGAGAGTGATCTTCCAGGGTTCTTCTATGCAG GAAATAACAAGGATGGCTTGGCTGTTGGAAATGTTATAGCTTCAGGAAGTAAAACTGCTGATCTGGTGATCTCGTATCTTGAGTCAGGCATCAAGCGAGATAATTAA